In Oreochromis niloticus isolate F11D_XX linkage group LG18, O_niloticus_UMD_NMBU, whole genome shotgun sequence, one genomic interval encodes:
- the LOC109195676 gene encoding G2/M phase-specific E3 ubiquitin-protein ligase isoform X2, producing MLEKTQTCLTLTQRLLLKGPLSLILLIHCHGNFNMKAVLYRKQQNMRRVLGILCLLMKYNRDTNLQAHGIIANLALELDHKKVSRFNISRSAVWDGAVRGFRRSTYSDNYDMFIKFNDDAGSFEEGLDTGGPRREFLTLLMGSLRNRPIFDGPPESRYLVYNSRAARQDEYFLAGKMIAVSIVHGGPAPHFLSKNLVNHITGNQSFSATVEDVQDEEITKILHQVLKAESEESLHNLILQNSTIFQTAGCLRNVKPFEKQAFVEEYLRWYILERNQSVIQRFKDGLGSLNFLSALQQNSSVLAPLLCFSAKALTASELESMFRPDLSPAGSNKRHKEVLTLGFWADYLLDCEEKATAVCLEDLMFATGLTAVPPAGMTPPPRIQFLSVSPFPVSNTCANTLKLPICDSYSIFKANMDFGIQNAPGFGCS from the exons ATG TTGGAGAAAACTCAGACTTGTCTGACTCTGACCCAGAGATTGTTATTAAAAGGCCCTCTGAGTTTGATCTTGCTGATACACTG ccaTGGGAACTTCAACATGAAAGCAGTCCTTTACAGAAAGCAGCAGAATATGA GAAGGGTGCTGGGGATCTTGTGCTTGCTAATGAAGTACAACAg AGACACCAATTTGCAGGCACATGGAATTATTGCAAATTTGGCACTGGAACTTGACCACAAGAAGGTCAGCAGGTTCAATATATCAAGGTCAGCTGTATGGGATGGAGCTGTTAGAGGATTTCGACGCAGCACATACTCTGACAACTACGACATGTTCATCAAGtttaatgatgatgctggcaGCTTTGAAGAAGGTTTGGATACAGGTGGCCCGAGGCGTGAATTCCTCACACTTCTAATGGGCAGTCTGCGAAATCGCCCCATCTTTGATGGACCTCCAGAGAGCCGTTATCTTGTATATAATTCAAGAG CTGCCAGGCAAGATGAGTACTTTTTAGCAGGAAAGATGATCGCTGTATCCATTGTGCATGGGGGACCAGCACCACATTTCCTCTCCAAGAACCTGGTCAACCACATCACAGGGAATCAGAGTTTCAGCGCCACTGTAGAAGATGTGCAAGATGAGGAGATCACAAAAATTTTACATCAG gtcCTGAAAGCTGAATCAGAGGAGTCTTTGCATAATCTTATTTTGCAAAACAGCACAATCTTCCAAACTGCTGGATGCCTCAGAAACGTCAAGCCTTTTGAGAAACAAGCATTTGTGGAGGAGTACCTCAGATGGTACATCCTTGAAAGAAACCAAAGTGTCATTCAACG ATTTAAAGATGGACTGGGAAGTCTGAATTTTTTAAGTGCACTGCAACAAAATTCCAGTGTGCTGGCCCCACTCCTATGCTTCTCTGCCAAGGCCCTGACTGCTTCAGAACTGGAGAGCATGTTCAGACCAGATCTCAGCCCAGCAGGAAGCAACAAGCGGCATAAGGAGGTCCTAACACTTGGCTTTTGGGCAGATTATCTCCTTGATTGTGAAG AGAAGGCAACAGCAGTGTGTCTGGAAGATTTGATGTTTGCCACAGGGCTGACGGCAGTTCCACCGGCAGGAATGACACCACCACCACGCATCCAGTTTTTAAGTGTTTCGCCTTTTCCAGTTTCAAACACCTGTGCAAATACTCTGAAGCTACCCATCTGTGACTCATACAGCATCTTTAAGGCCAACATGGACTTTGGAATTCAAAATGCTCCAGGATTTGGATGTTCTTAA
- the LOC109195676 gene encoding G2/M phase-specific E3 ubiquitin-protein ligase isoform X1 yields the protein MLEKTQTCLTLTQRLLLKGPLSLILLIHCHGNFNMKAVLYRKQQNMRRVLGILCLLMKYNRDTNLQAHGIIANLALELDHKKVSRFNISRSAVWDGAVRGFRRSTYSDNYDMFIKFNDDAGSFEEGLDTGGPRREFLTLLMGSLRNRPIFDGPPESRYLVYNSRAARQDEYFLAGKMIAVSIVHGGPAPHFLSKNLVNHITGNQSFSATVEDVQDEEITKILHQVLKAESEESLHNLILQNSTIFQTAGCLRNVKPFEKQAFVEEYLRWYILERNQSVIQRYLSILCRFKDGLGSLNFLSALQQNSSVLAPLLCFSAKALTASELESMFRPDLSPAGSNKRHKEVLTLGFWADYLLDCEEKATAVCLEDLMFATGLTAVPPAGMTPPPRIQFLSVSPFPVSNTCANTLKLPICDSYSIFKANMDFGIQNAPGFGCS from the exons ATG TTGGAGAAAACTCAGACTTGTCTGACTCTGACCCAGAGATTGTTATTAAAAGGCCCTCTGAGTTTGATCTTGCTGATACACTG ccaTGGGAACTTCAACATGAAAGCAGTCCTTTACAGAAAGCAGCAGAATATGA GAAGGGTGCTGGGGATCTTGTGCTTGCTAATGAAGTACAACAg AGACACCAATTTGCAGGCACATGGAATTATTGCAAATTTGGCACTGGAACTTGACCACAAGAAGGTCAGCAGGTTCAATATATCAAGGTCAGCTGTATGGGATGGAGCTGTTAGAGGATTTCGACGCAGCACATACTCTGACAACTACGACATGTTCATCAAGtttaatgatgatgctggcaGCTTTGAAGAAGGTTTGGATACAGGTGGCCCGAGGCGTGAATTCCTCACACTTCTAATGGGCAGTCTGCGAAATCGCCCCATCTTTGATGGACCTCCAGAGAGCCGTTATCTTGTATATAATTCAAGAG CTGCCAGGCAAGATGAGTACTTTTTAGCAGGAAAGATGATCGCTGTATCCATTGTGCATGGGGGACCAGCACCACATTTCCTCTCCAAGAACCTGGTCAACCACATCACAGGGAATCAGAGTTTCAGCGCCACTGTAGAAGATGTGCAAGATGAGGAGATCACAAAAATTTTACATCAG gtcCTGAAAGCTGAATCAGAGGAGTCTTTGCATAATCTTATTTTGCAAAACAGCACAATCTTCCAAACTGCTGGATGCCTCAGAAACGTCAAGCCTTTTGAGAAACAAGCATTTGTGGAGGAGTACCTCAGATGGTACATCCTTGAAAGAAACCAAAGTGTCATTCAACG TTATTTGTCTATCCTTTGCAGATTTAAAGATGGACTGGGAAGTCTGAATTTTTTAAGTGCACTGCAACAAAATTCCAGTGTGCTGGCCCCACTCCTATGCTTCTCTGCCAAGGCCCTGACTGCTTCAGAACTGGAGAGCATGTTCAGACCAGATCTCAGCCCAGCAGGAAGCAACAAGCGGCATAAGGAGGTCCTAACACTTGGCTTTTGGGCAGATTATCTCCTTGATTGTGAAG AGAAGGCAACAGCAGTGTGTCTGGAAGATTTGATGTTTGCCACAGGGCTGACGGCAGTTCCACCGGCAGGAATGACACCACCACCACGCATCCAGTTTTTAAGTGTTTCGCCTTTTCCAGTTTCAAACACCTGTGCAAATACTCTGAAGCTACCCATCTGTGACTCATACAGCATCTTTAAGGCCAACATGGACTTTGGAATTCAAAATGCTCCAGGATTTGGATGTTCTTAA
- the LOC100706127 gene encoding uncharacterized protein LOC100706127 isoform X2 encodes MFFFLILVLLSCTEAEGLQHVFVLHGKDLHLDTEKPVKLDEQTDLFWKCNSSNNIAKCVFNRDPFVYKKYAGRAELFGQNCSLKLKKVQHSDSGDYKAVVVGEQEQRVAEYKVIVQDRVAPADLTVDPVSTSSDSCNLTVTCSTVDFNISSSFRCDGKICSHAGEKDVKATTKFSSLSVYLHQDTIFCNHSNQVSWNQTMKVLKSYCETETGSESFSDGVSFCMVKTVVFSVGLIIMVSAFISVHLIEKLQKQN; translated from the exons gtctccaacatgtgtttgtgctgcatGGAAAGGACTTACACCTGGATACAGAGAAACCTGTTAAACTTGACGAACAGACAGATTTGTTCTGGAAATGTAATTCCAGTAACAATATagctaaatgtgtttttaatagagATCCATTCGTGTATAAGAAATATGCAGGAAGGGCTGAGTTGTTTGGACAAAATTGCTCTTTGAAATTAAAGAAAGTACAACACAGTGACAGTGGAGATTATAAAGCAGTTGTGGTCGGCGAACAAGAGCAAAGGGTGGCTGAATACAAGGTCATAGTTCAAG ATCGAGTGGCTCCTGCTGACCTGACAGTGGACCCTGTGTCCACCAGCTCAGACTCCTGTAACCTGACTGTGACCTGCAGCACAGTGGACTTTAACATCAGCAGTAGTTTtagatgtgatggtaaaatctGCTCTCATGCAGGAGAAAAGGATGTGAAGGCCACAACAAAATTTTCCTCTTTAAGTGTTTACCTGCACCAAGACACCATTTTCTGTAATCACAGCAACCAAGTGAGCTGGAATCAAACCATGAAGGTGCTCAAATCTTACTGTGAAACAGAGACAG GTTCTGAGAGTTTCTCTGACGGTGTCTCCTTCTGTATGGTGAAGACAGTCGTGTTCTCTGTTGGTCTGATCATCATGGTGTCTGCTTTCATCAGTGTTCACCTCATAGAGAAACTTCAGAagcaaaactaa
- the LOC100706127 gene encoding uncharacterized protein LOC100706127 isoform X1 — protein MFFFVILVLLSCSEAEGLQHVFVLHGKDLHLDTEKPVKLDEQTDLFWKCNSSNNIAKCVFNRDPFVYKKYAGRAELFGQNCSLKLKKVQHSDSGDYKAVVVGEQEQRVAEYKVIVQDRVAPADLTVDPVSTSSDSCNLTVTCSTVDFNISSSFRCDGKICSHAGEKDVKATTKFSSLSVYLHQDTIFCNHSNQVSWNQTMKVLKSYCETETGSESFSDGVSFCMVKTVVFSVGLIIMVSAFISVHLIEKLQKQN, from the exons atgtttttctttgtgattcTTGTGTTGCTGTCCTGCAGTGAGGCTGAAG gtctccaacatgtgtttgtgctgcatGGAAAGGACTTACACCTGGATACAGAGAAACCTGTTAAACTTGACGAACAGACAGATTTGTTCTGGAAATGTAATTCCAGTAACAATATagctaaatgtgtttttaatagagATCCATTCGTGTATAAGAAATATGCAGGAAGGGCTGAGTTGTTTGGACAAAATTGCTCTTTGAAATTAAAGAAAGTACAACACAGTGACAGTGGAGATTATAAAGCAGTTGTGGTCGGCGAACAAGAGCAAAGGGTGGCTGAATACAAGGTCATAGTTCAAG ATCGAGTGGCTCCTGCTGACCTGACAGTGGACCCTGTGTCCACCAGCTCAGACTCCTGTAACCTGACTGTGACCTGCAGCACAGTGGACTTTAACATCAGCAGTAGTTTtagatgtgatggtaaaatctGCTCTCATGCAGGAGAAAAGGATGTGAAGGCCACAACAAAATTTTCCTCTTTAAGTGTTTACCTGCACCAAGACACCATTTTCTGTAATCACAGCAACCAAGTGAGCTGGAATCAAACCATGAAGGTGCTCAAATCTTACTGTGAAACAGAGACAG GTTCTGAGAGTTTCTCTGACGGTGTCTCCTTCTGTATGGTGAAGACAGTCGTGTTCTCTGTTGGTCTGATCATCATGGTGTCTGCTTTCATCAGTGTTCACCTCATAGAGAAACTTCAGAagcaaaactaa